One segment of Pyrococcus sp. ST04 DNA contains the following:
- the thsB gene encoding thermosome subunit beta, with protein MAQLAGQPILILPEGTQRYVGRDAQRMNILAARIIAETVRTTLGPKGMDKMLVDSLGDIVITNDGATILDEMDIQHPAAKMMVEVAKTQDKEAGDGTTTAVVIAGELLKKAEELLDQNIHPSIIIKGYMLAAQKAQEILDSIAKDVKPDDEEILLKAAMTAITGKAAEEEREYLAKLAVEAVKLVAEEKDGKYKVDIDNIKFEKKEGGAVSDTKLIRGVVIDKEVVHPGMPKRVEKAKIALINDALEVKETETDAEIRITSPEQLQAFLEQEERMLKEMVDKIKEVGANVVFVQKGIDDLAQHYLAKYGILAVRRVKKSDMEKLAKATGAKIVTNIRDLTPEDLGEAELVEERKVAGENMIFVEGCKNPKAVTILIRGGTEHVVDEVERALEDAVKVVKDILEDGKIIAGGGAAEIELSIRLDEYAKEVGGKEQLAIEAFADALKVIPRTLAENAGLDPIETLVKVTAAHKEKGPTIGIDVYEGEPADMMERGVIEPVRVKKQAIKSASEAAIMILRIDDVIAAQKLEKEKEGEKGESSGPETDTEF; from the coding sequence ATGGCCCAGTTAGCAGGTCAACCCATACTAATTCTGCCTGAAGGAACTCAGAGATATGTTGGAAGAGATGCCCAGAGAATGAACATTCTCGCAGCTAGAATAATTGCCGAAACAGTTAGAACTACCCTTGGTCCAAAGGGTATGGACAAGATGCTCGTTGACAGCCTTGGAGACATCGTCATTACCAACGACGGTGCAACGATCCTCGACGAGATGGACATCCAGCACCCAGCAGCAAAGATGATGGTAGAGGTTGCAAAGACCCAGGACAAGGAGGCTGGTGACGGTACAACCACGGCAGTCGTCATTGCTGGTGAGCTCCTTAAGAAGGCAGAAGAGTTGCTTGACCAGAACATCCACCCAAGCATAATCATTAAGGGTTACATGCTCGCTGCCCAGAAGGCTCAGGAGATTCTTGACAGCATAGCCAAGGATGTCAAGCCCGATGACGAAGAGATCCTCCTCAAGGCTGCAATGACCGCAATAACTGGTAAGGCTGCAGAGGAGGAGAGGGAGTACCTAGCTAAGCTTGCAGTTGAGGCAGTTAAGCTCGTTGCAGAGGAGAAGGACGGAAAGTACAAGGTTGATATTGACAACATCAAGTTCGAGAAGAAGGAAGGTGGAGCAGTAAGCGACACCAAGCTCATCAGGGGTGTCGTCATTGACAAGGAAGTTGTTCACCCAGGAATGCCAAAGAGAGTTGAGAAGGCTAAGATTGCCCTCATAAATGACGCTCTCGAGGTTAAGGAGACCGAGACTGATGCAGAGATCAGGATTACAAGCCCAGAGCAGCTCCAGGCCTTCCTCGAGCAGGAGGAGAGGATGCTCAAGGAGATGGTCGACAAGATCAAGGAAGTCGGTGCAAACGTAGTGTTCGTCCAGAAGGGAATTGATGACCTCGCACAGCACTACCTGGCCAAGTACGGAATCCTTGCAGTTAGGAGAGTCAAGAAGAGCGACATGGAGAAGCTCGCCAAGGCCACAGGTGCTAAGATCGTCACCAACATAAGAGATCTCACGCCCGAGGACCTCGGTGAGGCCGAGCTTGTCGAGGAGAGGAAGGTTGCTGGAGAGAACATGATATTCGTCGAGGGCTGCAAGAACCCCAAGGCAGTAACAATACTCATCAGGGGTGGAACCGAGCACGTAGTTGACGAGGTCGAGAGGGCCCTCGAAGATGCAGTTAAGGTCGTCAAGGACATCCTCGAGGACGGAAAGATAATAGCCGGTGGTGGAGCTGCAGAGATCGAGCTCAGCATCAGGCTTGACGAGTACGCCAAGGAAGTCGGAGGTAAGGAGCAGCTCGCTATTGAGGCCTTCGCAGACGCTCTCAAGGTCATACCAAGGACACTCGCAGAGAACGCAGGTCTTGATCCAATCGAGACTCTAGTGAAGGTCACCGCCGCCCACAAGGAGAAGGGACCAACAATCGGAATTGACGTCTACGAGGGCGAGCCAGCTGACATGATGGAGAGAGGAGTCATCGAGCCAGTAAGGGTCAAGAAGCAGGCAATCAAGAGTGCAAGCGAGGCAGCAATAATGATACTCAGAATCGACGACGTCATTGCAGCCCAGAAACTCGAGAAGGAGAAGGAAGGAGAGAAGGGAGAGAGCTCAGGCCCAGAGACCGATACTGAATTCTGA
- a CDS encoding transposase: MERKAKEYGVPVIKVNPKNTSRICPVHNAIMKYENGSRFGVCSAGGEVWHRDVLAVWNLLLRALQSDGGSASSSGGLCVNGRPVPLASTATNEAIWIEKSRWLRWNSLPPTQSDTLLYKTKR; this comes from the coding sequence ATTGAGAGGAAGGCGAAAGAATATGGAGTTCCGGTAATAAAGGTAAACCCAAAGAATACTTCAAGAATTTGCCCCGTCCACAATGCTATCATGAAGTATGAGAACGGTTCCCGTTTTGGCGTTTGCAGTGCTGGTGGTGAAGTCTGGCATCGGGACGTTCTTGCCGTCTGGAATTTGCTTTTGAGAGCCCTCCAGAGTGATGGGGGCTCTGCCTCAAGCTCTGGAGGGCTTTGCGTGAATGGGAGGCCCGTGCCGTTGGCCTCGACCGCCACCAATGAAGCCATCTGGATTGAAAAGTCCAGATGGCTGAGGTGGAACTCCCTACCGCCGACACAAAGTGACACACTCCTATACAAAACGAAGAGGTAG
- a CDS encoding anaerobic ribonucleoside-triphosphate reductase activating protein yields MLTSGWKAVSMVDVHGKVTFTLWLCGCNLRCPFCHNWRIAEGKGCFPLDRELLLEELISNSFLVDYFHVTGGEPLMQWRELGELFHEVHGSVPISLNSNLTLVGPLERLLKGDLIDHIATDVKAPPWELYGLPRNSSDKLWSLFLRGLDLVSEYSVPLELRIPVAKGLEQWPWIEEAVSRITTDFYVVLNPLVGKPLTSPRDEMWCQQHCWPEREVKLLKKRLEFLGLRVYLNQTFEIQAGDTRLRN; encoded by the coding sequence ATGCTCACTAGTGGTTGGAAAGCTGTCAGCATGGTTGATGTTCATGGAAAGGTCACGTTTACTCTCTGGCTTTGCGGTTGCAATCTCAGATGTCCTTTCTGCCACAACTGGAGGATAGCTGAAGGAAAGGGATGCTTTCCCCTTGACAGGGAGTTGCTTCTAGAAGAACTAATATCGAACTCTTTCCTCGTCGACTATTTCCATGTAACTGGAGGAGAACCACTGATGCAGTGGCGGGAACTTGGAGAACTTTTCCATGAAGTCCATGGGAGTGTTCCAATAAGCCTCAATTCGAATCTGACCCTAGTTGGACCTTTGGAGAGGTTGCTGAAAGGAGATCTAATTGACCATATAGCAACCGACGTTAAGGCTCCTCCCTGGGAGCTTTACGGTCTTCCACGAAATTCTAGTGATAAGCTTTGGTCGCTGTTCCTCAGGGGACTTGACTTAGTTTCTGAGTACTCGGTTCCTCTTGAGCTTAGAATACCAGTGGCAAAAGGTCTTGAGCAGTGGCCCTGGATAGAAGAGGCAGTTAGTAGAATCACAACAGACTTCTACGTGGTCTTGAACCCCCTCGTAGGAAAGCCTCTAACGAGTCCTAGGGATGAGATGTGGTGCCAACAACACTGCTGGCCGGAGAGGGAAGTTAAACTTCTGAAGAAAAGGCTTGAATTCTTGGGGCTCAGAGTTTACTTGAATCAAACTTTTGAGATACAGGCTGGTGATACGAGATTAAGGAATTAA